A section of the Citrus sinensis cultivar Valencia sweet orange chromosome 8, DVS_A1.0, whole genome shotgun sequence genome encodes:
- the LOC102619442 gene encoding copper transporter 1, with the protein MNDTHKHEMGGMAPPPTMPRHKMMMHMTFFWGKNALVLFKGWPGTSTGMYALALVFVFAMGILVEWLSHSRLIKTGTGNVAAGIIQTFMHTIRVGLANLVMLALMSFNVGVFLAAVAGHSLGFLLFGSRVFHKSAPPPKTNDLSPMSC; encoded by the coding sequence ATGAACGACACTCACAAACATGAGATGGGTGGCATGGCGCCGCCACCGACGATGCCCCGCCACAAAATGATGATGCACatgacttttttttggggCAAAAACGCCCTAGTTCTCTTCAAAGGTTGGCCCGGCACGAGCACCGGCATGTATGCATTAGCCTTAGTTTTTGTCTTTGCAATGGGAATCCTTGTTGAGTGGCTGTCTCATAGCCGTCTGATCAAAACGGGCACGGGCAATGTCGCAGCGGGAATCATTCAAACTTTCATGCATACAATCAGGGTTGGACTTGCCAATCTGGTGATGCTTGCACTCATGTCGTTTAATGTCGGTGTTTTTCTTGCGGCTGTTGCCGGCCATTCTTTAGGGTTTTTGCTGTTTGGCAGTAGGGTTTTTCATAAATCAGCTCCTCCTCCAAAAACCAATGATCTTTCTCCCATGAGTTGTTGA
- the LOC107178362 gene encoding copper transporter 1 → MNDSHMLDPPPTKNGTGEMMMHLHKKMKMHMTFYWGNEAEVLFSGWPGKRAGMYALALIFVFTLGVIAEWLTHSRLIKEGTTNVAARIIRTILHAIRVSLGYLLMLSLMSFNAGIFLAAVAGQALGFLLFGSMVFDKTEFPPYEKPSESC, encoded by the coding sequence ATGAACGATAGTCACATGCTTGACCCCCCGCCTACGAAGAACGGCACCGGTGAAATGATGATGCATCTccacaagaaaatgaagatgcaTATGACCTTCTACTGGGGCAATGAAGCAGAAGTCCTTTTCTCCGGTTGGCCCGGCAAAAGGGCAGGCATGTATGCATTAGCcctaatttttgtatttacgTTGGGGGTAATTGCTGAGTGGCTGACCCACAGCCGGCTGATCAAAGAGGGCACGACCAATGTTGCCGCAAGGATCATTAGAACGATCTTGCATGCTATTAGGGTTAGTCTTGGATATCTGCTGATGCTTTCTCTCATGTCGTTCAACGCTGGAATTTTTCTTGCGGCTGTTGCTGGCCAGGCTCTAGGGTTTCTGCTGTTTGGAAGTATGGTTTTTGATAAAACTGAATTTCCACCGTATGAGAAGCCTTCGGAAAGTTGTTGA